A window of Chlorobium phaeobacteroides DSM 266 genomic DNA:
GTTTTTGACTGAATTTACAATTATTTATTTGCACATTGAACACCTTAAACAGCCCGGCTATTTCAATTGTTTGATTTGCCTTTGATCTCAAAATGTCGTTTTTTTATTGAACGACTGTAAACGACCTTAATGAAAATGTATGGAGACGACGAATAAAGCCAACACGATGATGGCAGAGCTTAAAACCCTGTGCAATAAGGATAATATTGTCCTCTCTCTCTCTCAGTATGAAAAACTTGTCGGCTATGCCCTGCTTCTTGAAGATTGGAATAACAAAATAAATCTTATAAGCCGCAAGGAAGACGCGCCGATACTTATCAAGCATGTGTTTCACTCTCTCCTGATCGGGCTTTTTCATCAGTTTTCTTCAAGTGAAAAAGTGCTCGACCTTGGAACCGGAGGCGGACTGCCTGGCATTCCTCTGGCTATCGCTTGGCCGGATACGCAGTTTCTTCTTGTAGATGCAACGGGGAAAAAAATAGCAGCCTGCCAGTCTATGATAAAATCACTTGATATAAAAAATGCAGTGGCTGTTCACTCGAGGGTTGAAGAACTTAAAGGGATGAGTTTTGATACGGTGCTGAGCAGGCAGGTTGCGCAGCTTGAACAGTTATGCTCCTATGCATCAAAAATTCTCAAGCCTGGAGGAAGGCTTATCTGCCTGAAAGGCGG
This region includes:
- the rsmG gene encoding 16S rRNA (guanine(527)-N(7))-methyltransferase RsmG, with translation METTNKANTMMAELKTLCNKDNIVLSLSQYEKLVGYALLLEDWNNKINLISRKEDAPILIKHVFHSLLIGLFHQFSSSEKVLDLGTGGGLPGIPLAIAWPDTQFLLVDATGKKIAACQSMIKSLDIKNAVAVHSRVEELKGMSFDTVLSRQVAQLEQLCSYASKILKPGGRLICLKGGNLDHEIKKALAGKKEKGSFPSVVEQFPVSGYSPCFTEKHIVIAR